A stretch of the Lolium perenne isolate Kyuss_39 chromosome 3, Kyuss_2.0, whole genome shotgun sequence genome encodes the following:
- the LOC127342262 gene encoding shaggy-related protein kinase alpha encodes MASVGVAPSGNKSSSGTSMGADKLPDQMNELKIRDDKEVEATIINGKGTETGHIIVTTTGGKNGQPKQTVSYMAERIVGQGSFGIVFQAKCLETGETVAIKKVLQDKRYKNRELQTMRLLDHPNVVALKHCFFSTTEKDELYLNLVLEYVPETVHRVVKHYNKMNQRMPLIYVKLYTYQICRALAYIHGSIGVCHRDIKPQNLLVNPHTHQLKLCDFGSAKVLVKGEPNISYICSRYYRAPELIFGATEYTTAIDIWSAGCVLAELMLGQPLFPGESGVDQLVEIIKVLGTPTREEIKCMNPNYTEFKFPQIKAHPWHKVFHKRMPPEAVDLVSRLLQYSPNLRCTAVEALVHPFFDELRDANTRLPNGRFLPPLFNFKPNELKGIPVDIVAKLIPEHARKQCSHAGL; translated from the exons ATGGCTTCGGTAGGCGTAGCTCCGTCGGGGAACAAGAGCAGCAGCGGCACCAGCATGGGTGCTGACAAGCTACCTGATCAGATGAACGAGCTCAAGATAAGAGATGATAAG GAAGTGGAAGCCACTATTATTAACGGCAAGGGAACAGAGACCGGTCACATAATTGTCACAACTACCGGTGGCAAAAATGGTCAACCAAAACAG ACCGTGAGCTACATGGCTGAACGTATTGTTGGTCAAGGTTCATTTGGGATTGTCTTCCAG GCCAAATGTTTGGAGACAGGTGAAACTGTTGCTATAAAGAAGGTTCTTCAGGATAAGCGCTACAAGAACCGTGAGCTGCAGACCATGCGCCTTCTTGACCACCCAAATGTTGTAGCGCTCAAGCATTGCTTCTTTTCTACAACTGAGAAGGATGAACTGTATCTAAACTTGGTTCTGGAGTATGTGCCTGAGACTGTTCATCGTGTTGTCAAGCATTACAACAAGATGAACCAGCGGATGCCACTTATCTACGTGAAGCTGTATACATACCAG ATATGTAGGGCACTGGCTTACATTCATGGCAGCATTGGAGTTTGCCACAGAGATATCAAGCCACAAAATCTTCTG GTAAACCCACATACACACCAGCTTAAGCTGTGTGACTTTGGGAGTGCGAAAGTTCTG GTCAAGGGAGAACCAAACATATCATACATTTGTTCCCGATACTATAGGGCTCCAGAGCTTATATTTGGTGCTACTGAGTACACTACAGCCATTGACATTTGGTCTGCTGGGTGTGTTCTTGCTGAGCTTATGTTGGGGCAG CCTTTATTTCCCGGTGAAAGTGGTGTGGACCAACTAGTGGAAATCATCAAG GTCCTTGGTACCCCTACAAGGGAAGAGATTAAGTGCATGAACCCAAATTATACAGAGTTCAAATTCCCACAGATTAAGGCACACCCATGGCACAAG GTGTTCCATAAAAGGATGCCACCCGAAGCTGTTGATCTTGTCTCTCGTCTCCTCCAATACTCACCTAACCTAAGATGCACAGCT GTGGAGGCACTTGTTCACCCCTTCTTTGATGAGCTTCGGGACGCTAATACACGCCTTCCAAATGGCCGATTTCTGCCTCCTCTTTTTAACTTCAAGCCCAACG AACTGAAAGGAATCCCAGTCGATATTGTGGCAAAATTGATCCCAGAGCATGCAAGAAAGCAGTGCTCCCATGCAGGATTGTGA
- the LOC127342263 gene encoding zinc finger CCCH domain-containing protein 3, which translates to MPLGKYYCDYCDKQFQDTAAARRRHLQGSQHHRARALWYDTVRRQESQGGAFPLLQHEDPILGQSVCNHFLRTGTCKFGDGCRYFHPKPHAVSPAALAPSGPIPGAMVQQTNFLGTQPNFVGYQAVEGNSFSGNLLGRHNSWGNLPPSLQPPPDGGYPSLPFVDWG; encoded by the exons ATGCCGCTGGGCAAGTACTACTGCGACTACTGCGACAAGCAGTTCCAGgacaccgccgccgcccgcaGGCGCCACCTCCAGGGCTCCCAGCACCACCGCGCCCGCGCCCTCTGGTACGACACCGTCCGCCGCCAAG AGTCGCAAGGCGGCGCATTCCCCCTCCTCCAGCACGAAGATCCGATCCTCGGCCAGAGCGTCTGCAATCACTTCCTCCGCACG GGAACATGCAAGTTTGGGGATGGATGCAGGTACTTCCATCCGAAGCCACATGCTGTTAGCCCTGCAGCATTAGCTCCATCTG GTCCCATTCCTGGAGCAATGGTGCAGCAGACTAATTTTCTTGGAACTCAACCCAATTTTGTTGGATACCAGGCAGTGGAAGGAAATTCTTTCTCAG GGAACCTGCTAGGGAGGCACAATTCCTGGGGGAACTTACCTCCATCGCTGCAACCACCCCCTGATGGTGGCTATCCTTCGCTTCCTTTTGTCGATTGGGGTTGA